The nucleotide window GGCTATACTTTTATCGGACAGCTGCAGTACATGATTAAGTCACTGGAAAAAAAGCGCTTTGCCTATCAGGACGTTGACTTTATTTTTCAGTTTGGCGACAGCACTCCGCTGTTGGAAAAACTCAGAAAAGAACAGCTGGATTGTATCGTGATGCATCGTCCAAGTCTGGGTGTGACGTCGGAATTCACCGCTGCCAGAATTCAGGAATGTTCGATGGATGTTCTTGTCAGCCGTCAAAATCCGTTAGCCTGTAAAAACTCAATTCTAATTCAGGATTTAATCGGTCAGACTGAAATACGGACATCCGGCGAAAAGAATTATTATCAGTCGTTGGATGAAGCTTTTCTGCAGGTGGGTGCACAGCCGTTAAAAAAAGAATATGCGGAAGCTCAGGAATGTCCTTATCTGGTTAAACTTAAAAATTATGTCTGCTTTAATCCGAGTATTTATAACAAAGAAGAGGAAGAACTGATTCAGCTGCCGATTTTGGATTGGTCCATTGATTATGATCTGGTCTTTGTCTGCCGTAAGGAAAGTACCAATCCAATGGCTCAGAAACTTTATCTTCTTTTAAGCCGACAATCAGAAGAGGAAGATGGCAGCGCCAGCTAGGTTTAACATACCAGAGTAAAGATTTCCTATCAGCAATCCGCAAACAGGATAAGCGTGTACGATTTCCCAGGAAATAGTAAACTTACCTGTGTTTCGATCACTATGACAATTATTTTGAAAGCCTATACAGAATATGCGATAATAAAATAGAGTTAGAGAATTGAAAATGTTCGCTATCTATGGTAATGTGAATTTGTTAGCAATGGAGGAGAAAACGATGTCCATGTTCAATCACGAAGCACGGCAGTTTAAGTTTGACGTGCTCAAAGAAATTTCACAGCTGGCTTATGAGGGAAACTTAACGGAGGACAGCGCGGCGGCGATCAGCCGCAAACTGATTCCCGGGCGCAAAGCGGAATTCCGCTGCTGCGTGTATAAGGAAAGAGAAATTCTGCGGCAGCGTACACGGCTGGCCTGCGGGAAGATGGCGGATGAGGGAGCCGCGTACAATCCACGTCAGATTGTTCAGGTTATTGATGCGGCGTGCGACGGCTGTACCATCCGCAAAATTCAAATTACGGATAACTGTCGGAAGTGCATGGCGAAAGCCTGTCTGGCTTCCTGTAAATTTGATGCCATCAGCATGGGGCTGCACCGTGCCCAGATCGATTATACGAAATGTAAAGAATGCGGGGCCTGTGCCCGCGGCTGTCCTTACAATGCGATTGTGGTCACAGAACGTCCTTGTTCGCAGCATTGTCCGGTGGATGCGATTCGCTGGGATGAAAATGGGATTGCTCAGATAGACGAATCCAAATGCATTAACTGCGGCGCCTGCCAAGCGGCTTGTCCGTTCGGCGCAATCGAGGATATGTCGTGGATTGTTCCGGTAGTCAGTTTGTTAAAAATGGGAACGCCGATGTATGCGATCATCGCTCCGGCCATTCAGGGGCAGTTTGACAGTGCCACCCTGCCGCAGATCAAAAAAAGCATTGAGCTGTTAGGCTTTGAAAAAGTCTACGAAGTTGCTTTGGGCGCGGATGCCGTAGCCTGGGAGGAACAAGCCGAGCTGGCGGAAAAGATGGAAGCCGGCATACCGCTGACGACCTCGTGCTGTCCGGCGTTTGTCAATCTGGCTAAGATGCACTTCCCGCAAATCTATGAAAACAACATGTCCACGGTGGTTTCACCGATGATGGCGCTGGCCCGCAAGCTGAAAAAGGATCATCCCGATCACGGCGTGATCTTTATCGGCCCATGCTTGGCGAAAAAACAGGAAGCCATGGAATCCTTTACCGCGGTGGATTACGTTTTGACCTTTGAAGAAGTAGCTGCGATGATGATCGCCAAACACATTGATCCATCAGAAGTTCAGGCCAATGAAGAAGACTATCCGTCTGTCTTTGGACGCAACTTTGCCCAAGGCGGCGGCGTCAGCAAAGCGGTCGTGCAGGCGGCAAAAGAAAAATCCATGACGACGCCGGTCGGCGTGTATGCCGATGGCTGTCAGGAATGCAAGAAGCAGCTGACGCTGATGAAGTTCGGCAAGTTTACCGGCAATATTCTGGAAGGCATGGCCTGTCCGGGCGGCTGCATCGCCGGGCCGGCGGTCATCGAACCGCCGATGATTACCAAAGGCCGGATGGCAAAAGAGAATATCGGCAATCAGAAGACAATTGAGGAATCCGTGGAAAGCTTTGATTTTACGGATGTACCGATGCATCGGAAATAAACGAAAAGGAGAGTCGACATGGTCACAGTTGAAGTTTGTATTGGAAGTGCCTGCTACGTCAAGGGCAGCAATGAAGTCGTAACGATTCTGCAGGAATTAATCAAAGAAAAGGGCTGGGAAGACCAGGTGAATGTCAAAGGAGCCTTCTGCATGCAGGTCTGCACACAGGGCCTGGGACTGCGCGTGAACGGCAAGCAGCTGCTGGGCGTCGGTCTGCATAATGTCAAAGAGGTGCTCCTGCAGGAAATTACGGCGGCTTTGGCATGAGCTATATTCAGCTTTCTGAAGCGAACTGCCGCAACTGCCTGCGATGTGTGCGCGTCTGTCCGACTAAGGCGATGACCTATCAGAATCATCAGCCTACCATTATTGAAGAGGAATGTATACTGTGCGGTAAATGCTATGCGATTTGTCCGCACAGCGCGAAAAAGGTTCACAGTGATATTGAGGCTGTTCGGCAGTGGATTCGTGAAGGACAGCCGCTGGCGCTCAGCATTGCTCCTTCGTTTGCTTCGGTCTGGCCGGATTATCCGCAGCTGAAGCAGCAGCTGCAGGCCCTAGGGTTTGCGGTTGTGGAGGAAACGGCGGTCGGCGCACGGTTGGTTTCCGAAGCCTATATGCAGCTGATTGAACAACGGCAGATGAAAAACATTCTGTCGACGTGCTGTCCGGCGGTCGTCACGTATGTGGAAAAGAATTTTCCGGAGCTGATCGATCAGCTGGCACCGGTCGTTTCTCCGATGATCGCTCATGGCTTTGATTTAAAAGCCCGTTTTCCGGGGTATAAGACTGTTTTCCTTTCACCGTGCATCGCCAAGCAGAAGGAAGCGGCGGATCCGCGGTTTGCCGGAGCGATTGACGCGGTCTTAACGATGCCGGATCTCTCCGCCTGGCTCAAGGATATTCCGGTTCAGGAAATGAGTGAAGCGGTACCGTGGGAAAATCTTCAAGCCAGTACAGTTCGGATGTATCCGACTCCGGGTGGGGTCATCCGTACCTTAAGCAGCTCGGATGAAGTTTACGAACGGGTCAGCGCCGAAGGCATGGAACGCGTAAAGGATGCGCTGAATTCGATTGCCCAGGGACACATGGAAGGCTATTTCTTTGAGCTTTCTGCCTGTGAACAATCCTGTTTGGGCGGCCCGTTGTTATGTCATGTCGACCACAGTGAATGGAAAGCCCGCAGCGCGATCCGGCGCAACATGGATCCGCAGGATCAGGTGCGGCAGGCTCAGCTTCCGTCAAGACTGCGAGCCGACTGGCAGGCCGATCCAATTCAGCGGTCGGTCCATACGGAAGAAGAAATTAAAGACATGTTGTTTCTGATGGGCAAAACGACCAAGGAAAAAGAACTGGACTGCGGCGCCTGCGGTTATGAAAGCTGCCGTGCCAAAGCGATCGCCGTGCTGGAAGGCAAGGCGGATCCAAAGCTGTGTCTGCCGTATGCGCTGGAACATGCCCAGTCGATATCCAACCTGATCATTGAGAATACGCCCAACGGCATTCTTGTTCTGGATGAAAACAACTGCGTGCGCGAGATCAATCCCGCAGCGCTGAATATGATGAACCTGCAGGAATTTGATCCGGTCGGCATGCCAGTGGAATCAATTCTGCCGGATCAGGGGCTGCATGAACTGCTTCAGGATTTTGTCGGCGTGCAGTATTACCGCTGCGAATATTCGCAGTATCATAAAATCTTAAACCATGCGATGATCTCGATTGAGGATCACCGATATGTCATTTTAATCTTAATGGATCTGACCGTCGAAGAAACCAAGGAAAAGGTCATTCGTCAGATGCAGATGAAAACAGTGGAAGTCGCTCAGACCGTCATTGATGATCAGATGCGGGTCGTTCAGGAAATTGCCAGTCTGTTAGGTGAAACTACAGCCAAGTCGAAGGTGGCATTGACGCGGTTAATGAAAGCGATGGATGAAGATGACTGAGGAAAAAATCCATGTGGAAACCTCGTTTTCCTCATTAATCAAAAAGAATGAGGAGCTTTGCGGTGACAAGGTGGCGATCCGCTACTGCGATCAGTTCTGCATTCTTGTTTTGGCGGATGGACTGGGCAGCGGGGTAAAAGCGAATATTCTTTCGACGCTGACCAGCACAATTATCTGTGAGATGATGGCGGAAGGGTCAACGCTGCAGGAGGCTGTCGATACGATTACGGCGACGCTGCCGCAATGTCAGGAGCGGGGAATCGCTTACTCCACCTTTACGATCGTTCAGATCTATTACGATGGAACTGCTTATCTGATCGAATTCGACAATCCGGCGGCGGTCATCATGCGCAGAGGGCAGTGCCTGGAACTGCCGCGGACAACACGGATGATCGGTCAGCGGAAGATTCGCGAAAGCAGTTTCCAAGTCGAACCGAATGATTTTATCGTGGTCTTTTCCGACGGGATTATTCATGCCGGAGTCGGAACATTTCTGAACTTTGGCTGGGACCATGCCGATGTCGAAAAGCATCTGACGGAATACTGCCGCTCGACCGATCCGGCCCGCGAGGTAACGCGGATCTTACTGGCCTGCGTCAATGATTTGTATCAGGGTAAGCCGGGTGACGATTCGACAGTCGCTACCGCTAAGATTGTTCCGGCTGCCGAAGCCCGCGTGATGGTGGGACCGCCGGAGCATCCGGAAGATGACCGTAAGGTGGTCGGCCGGCTGTTAAGCGCGACCGGAAAGAAAATCTGCTGCGGTGGAACGACGTCCAACATTGTTTCGCGGATTACCGGAAAAGAAATTCAGATCGAAAATCTTCTGTCATTAGCTTCCGATGTCCCGCCGATGGCCTATATCGAGGGGCTGGATTTGGTGACGGAGGGTGTCCTGACACTGCAGAAAGCCAATGAATATCTGCATGAATGCGCGCAGTCACCGCAGTTTTATGAACAGTTTCTGCTGACGAAGCAGGAAGACGGAGCGATCCTGTTAACCAAGATGTTTCTGCAGGATTGTACGAAAATTGTGTTCATGGTCGGCCGTTCGGATAATCCGGCACATCGCCAACTGGCCTATTCCACGATCTCCCTGCGGGCTAAAATCCGCATGATCGAACGGATGGCAGAAAATTTAAAGAAGCTGGGCAAGATCGTTCAGATTGAACTGTATTGATGAAAAGGAGTCAGGCGGATGAAGCTCACTTGCCGAAAACGTCAGCTCAAGGTTAAAAATCAATGGATTGAGGTTTATGAGGATGAAGCGGAATATGCGGACGGTCAAATTCTGCCGGTCTATACCGTGCTGCATTATCCGCAGGCTTCCGCCGCGCTCGTCGTGGAAAACACGCGGGGACAGGTGCTTTTGATCCGCAGCTGGCGTTATCCGATTCAGCAGGAAGGCTGGGAAATTCCGGCAGGTTCAGTGGATTGCGGTGAAGATCCCGCTGCCGCGGCGATCCGTGAGGTAAAGGAAGAAACCGGGTTGGATGTCAATCATTTAGTTCTGCTTTGTCAGTTTTATCCTTCTAACGGCATGTCGGATCAAAAGGTCTATGTATACGAAGGGAAGGCTGAGGAATCAGAGTTTATCTTGGATGAAAGGGAAGTCGAAGAAGCGCGCTGGTTTGCCCCGGAAGTCCTTCATCAGATGCTGAACAGCGGTCAGATTCAGTGCGGAATATCCCAGCTGGGTTTGCGAACCTGGCTTATGAAGCACGCGGAAACGGTGGAATAGAGAAACACGAAGGGTTGATCTCAGCAGGAAGAGTCAATCCTTTTTATTATGTTTTTTTGGTGGAAAATCTGTGAATTGGAAATTAAAATCAGCACTGTCATGAAAAAGGCAAGAAAAATAATTTAAAAGTTTAGTTATACTAAACAAACGATTTCACTCTATTAAATTTATGCTTGCGTTCACGGAAATTTTTGGTATAATTTTCCCGTGATTGAGATTGAAGGAGGGATGGGGAAAAGACGATCACACCCGTTCATTTTGAATGATTAGACGCACATCATTGCCGGTTATTGCTAACCGGCCGCATGACCTGATGTTCCACGAAGAACAGGCCTCGGACAGCCGGGTCAAATGCCGAAATTGAAACAGGGTCACCCTTGTTGATGCCAAAGCTAAGCTTTGAAAAAGTTCTGTGACACGCAATCACCAAGCGGCCAAAAGCCATCGTCTTGTCTTTCTGTCCCGGCGCATGGAGCGTACCGGAAGAAAATTGAAGAAACGAAAAGAACTGTTGTTTTTGTTTTTCTATTTTGAAAGGGGAATCATCATTTTATGAAAAAATTAATTTCTGTGCTCTGCGCACTGCTTTTCATTGCGGGCTGTTCCGCTTCGCCTGCCGCTGTGCCTACACCTTCAGCCCTTCCGCAGACTGGGGTTTCCAATTCTATGCAAGGCAACTTTACCGACGAGATGAAGCTGGCCTACCGCGATGATTTAGATCCGGAAGCGGGGGCGGATTCAGTGGAACGGGAAGGCGATCATTCAGATTCTCCGTATTTTTCCAGAGTTGATTTCTACAATGCGAAAAATACGGATACCCTGACGATTTTACCGCAGTTTCAGACGATGCAGCAGACGTCAGAATGGTCCTGCGGTGTCGTTTCCGCTTTGCTGGTGTTAAACTATTATGATCAGTTAGGGGATCAGACGGAGCGCACGCTGGCAGAGTATCGAAGCAATGGCTTGACGCCGGCTGCGACAGATATGGAATCGATGATCGCGATCTTTGACCAAATCGGCGGCTTTGAGCTGGAAAGCAGTCTGGATTATTCTGCGGATGAGCTTTGGGATGTCTTTCCGTTAGAACGTTTTGAAGCCTTGCTGAAAGAAGGGACACCGGTGATGGTGGCCTGGAATGACTGGGGCGGACATTGGCAGGTTGTGATCGGCTATGATAATATGGGAACGGAAACGACGCAGGACGATGTGCTGATTGTTGCCGATCCTTACGATACGACGGATCACAATCAGGATGGATATACAGTCTATGGTGCGGAACGGTTTTATTACAACTGGACGATGTATGATTTCTTTGAAGGCCAGGGGATTGAAAATCAGCGTGATCTGATGTTTTTGATTGCCAAGCCGATCGCTGAGTAACTCGGTCAGTCATCGATTTTGACGAAAAAAAGCTGCAGCGTCTTCCTCTTGTTCTGAAAGAGGAAGCGCTGCTTTTGTATTTGTTGGCGAAAGCCTGAGTTTCTTATGCTATACTAAATAAGAAATCAATACAGAAAGCGAGGTCAGCGGAATGATTGCGATGATAGAAGACGTCATGATCCTGTTTTTTAATCTTTTGATCTTTGCCCAAATGATTACGCTGAAGGATCATACGCGGCGGAAAATGATCGAACTGGCAGTCGGGTGTGCTGTCTTTTTCACGGCTTACGGCATTTCTGTCTATGTTTTGCATTTCCCGATGGTGCTGTCTTCGCTCTTGACGATGAGTCTGCCGAGTCTGGTGCTGTTCTGGCTGTTTTCAGCTTTTCGCGACGCCCGGTTTTTTCTGTCGTTTGCCTTGGCGGATACCCTGGCGATGATCACGGCGTCCTTCAGTAAATATCTCAGCTTGTTTTTTCCTCAGGGGGAGATTTTCTTTCTGGGGCTGACGCTGCTGCTGTTTATTGCGCTGCTTGTTTTTGCCAATCCTTATTTTCGGCTGTTGAAAACCTTAATGCGGCAAGTTGAGGATGGCTGGACGTCGATGGCGGTGACCGCGATGCTGATCTATTTTGTCTTGGGATTTATCGCAGCGTATCCCACGCCGATCGCTCAGCGGCGGGAATATGTTCCGGTCTTTATGGCCGTCTGCCTGCTGACATTTGCTTTTTATCTGGTCGTGCTGCATTCGCTGCAGAAAACCCAGAAAATTGTTCAACAGAACATTCAGCTTCAGGAAGAACAGAAAATTTATCACATCGCCTATACCGATGCGCTGACAGGACTGGGCAACCGCGCGGCGTATCTGGAGCGGATCAATCAGCTGGAACGACTGCGGAAAAACGGCATTTCGATCTGCTGCATCGAGCTGGACATGAACGGTTTGAAACAGGTTAATGATACATTAGGCCATGCGGCAGGGGACAGAGCGTTAAGAGAAATCGCTGCGGCTTTGAAGACGGTGTTTCTTTGCCGGCAGCCGGACAGCGTATTTCGGGTAGGCGGCGATGAATTCTGCGTGCTGCTCAGCGATGTTGAAGAAGATGAAACCGCAGAATGTCTGAATCAGCTGGAAAATCAGTTGAAGCAAAGCAGTCAGACGCTTGGGTTTTCCTTAGCGGCCGCGGCCGGTAGGGCCTGGGTTCAGCCGGAAGAGTCGATAGAAACCACGATGATCCGTGCCGATGATCAGATGTATAAGCATAAACGTGAGAATCAGAAAGTTTCTGAAAAAGAGAATGAAACAATTTCTTTGTGATGATGAATTTTCAGAAAAAGTTGAAAAAAGAATTGACAAGTTTTCTGCCCTGCGGTAAACTAAACCCATCAACACAAATGCATAGATCAGGAAATGAGAAACTGGAACGTCTGATTCAAGAGAGCTGCCGTCAGGTGCAAGGCAGTACAGACACCGGGGACAACTGCCCTGTTAGCAGCGAACTGAAAGGTTATCCGAGTAGGGGAAGCCGGGAATTCCCGTTATAGAAGAAGGCATTCTTGCAGCTGCAACGATGCCCGCAGAGTGATCCTGTTTTTATGGCAGGATAATAGGAGTGGTACCACGGATTGATCAATCCGTCTTCTAAACAGAAGGCGGATTTTTTGTGTTTGATTAAAGGGGGCATGAGAGTGTGAAACAGGTGAAATGTACCGGTGTTTCCGGAGCACTGCTTTTCTAAAACGGATGAACTAAGGTTTTAGAAAAAGGAGAAAACGAAAATGAAAAACTGGATAAAGAAAATGATCATCGGCGTTTGTGCCGTCATGATGACAGCCTGCGCAGTTCAGGGAGAAAATACTGCCGCACCGACCGCATCGGCTTCCAACGAACCGATTCAAGGCGGAACGTATATCGTCCGCGGCGCGGGGGACCCTTACAGCTTTAATCCCGATCTGAAAGTCGATGACTGGGGTGTCGTTGCT belongs to Holdemania massiliensis and includes:
- a CDS encoding LysR family transcriptional regulator, which translates into the protein MKLETIQLFLKVAKYRSFSIAAAKLYTTQSTISRSIHEIEEEMGCQLYQRSAHGVKLTPAGEVVKGHFQRIMEEWKLTKKEIEVFRGDYRPKLRVGYTFIGQLQYMIKSLEKKRFAYQDVDFIFQFGDSTPLLEKLRKEQLDCIVMHRPSLGVTSEFTAARIQECSMDVLVSRQNPLACKNSILIQDLIGQTEIRTSGEKNYYQSLDEAFLQVGAQPLKKEYAEAQECPYLVKLKNYVCFNPSIYNKEEEELIQLPILDWSIDYDLVFVCRKESTNPMAQKLYLLLSRQSEEEDGSAS
- a CDS encoding 4Fe-4S dicluster domain-containing protein; this encodes MSMFNHEARQFKFDVLKEISQLAYEGNLTEDSAAAISRKLIPGRKAEFRCCVYKEREILRQRTRLACGKMADEGAAYNPRQIVQVIDAACDGCTIRKIQITDNCRKCMAKACLASCKFDAISMGLHRAQIDYTKCKECGACARGCPYNAIVVTERPCSQHCPVDAIRWDENGIAQIDESKCINCGACQAACPFGAIEDMSWIVPVVSLLKMGTPMYAIIAPAIQGQFDSATLPQIKKSIELLGFEKVYEVALGADAVAWEEQAELAEKMEAGIPLTTSCCPAFVNLAKMHFPQIYENNMSTVVSPMMALARKLKKDHPDHGVIFIGPCLAKKQEAMESFTAVDYVLTFEEVAAMMIAKHIDPSEVQANEEDYPSVFGRNFAQGGGVSKAVVQAAKEKSMTTPVGVYADGCQECKKQLTLMKFGKFTGNILEGMACPGGCIAGPAVIEPPMITKGRMAKENIGNQKTIEESVESFDFTDVPMHRK
- a CDS encoding (2Fe-2S) ferredoxin domain-containing protein, with the translated sequence MVTVEVCIGSACYVKGSNEVVTILQELIKEKGWEDQVNVKGAFCMQVCTQGLGLRVNGKQLLGVGLHNVKEVLLQEITAALA
- a CDS encoding [Fe-Fe] hydrogenase large subunit C-terminal domain-containing protein, which codes for MSYIQLSEANCRNCLRCVRVCPTKAMTYQNHQPTIIEEECILCGKCYAICPHSAKKVHSDIEAVRQWIREGQPLALSIAPSFASVWPDYPQLKQQLQALGFAVVEETAVGARLVSEAYMQLIEQRQMKNILSTCCPAVVTYVEKNFPELIDQLAPVVSPMIAHGFDLKARFPGYKTVFLSPCIAKQKEAADPRFAGAIDAVLTMPDLSAWLKDIPVQEMSEAVPWENLQASTVRMYPTPGGVIRTLSSSDEVYERVSAEGMERVKDALNSIAQGHMEGYFFELSACEQSCLGGPLLCHVDHSEWKARSAIRRNMDPQDQVRQAQLPSRLRADWQADPIQRSVHTEEEIKDMLFLMGKTTKEKELDCGACGYESCRAKAIAVLEGKADPKLCLPYALEHAQSISNLIIENTPNGILVLDENNCVREINPAALNMMNLQEFDPVGMPVESILPDQGLHELLQDFVGVQYYRCEYSQYHKILNHAMISIEDHRYVILILMDLTVEETKEKVIRQMQMKTVEVAQTVIDDQMRVVQEIASLLGETTAKSKVALTRLMKAMDEDD
- a CDS encoding SpoIIE family protein phosphatase — its product is MTEEKIHVETSFSSLIKKNEELCGDKVAIRYCDQFCILVLADGLGSGVKANILSTLTSTIICEMMAEGSTLQEAVDTITATLPQCQERGIAYSTFTIVQIYYDGTAYLIEFDNPAAVIMRRGQCLELPRTTRMIGQRKIRESSFQVEPNDFIVVFSDGIIHAGVGTFLNFGWDHADVEKHLTEYCRSTDPAREVTRILLACVNDLYQGKPGDDSTVATAKIVPAAEARVMVGPPEHPEDDRKVVGRLLSATGKKICCGGTTSNIVSRITGKEIQIENLLSLASDVPPMAYIEGLDLVTEGVLTLQKANEYLHECAQSPQFYEQFLLTKQEDGAILLTKMFLQDCTKIVFMVGRSDNPAHRQLAYSTISLRAKIRMIERMAENLKKLGKIVQIELY
- a CDS encoding NUDIX hydrolase, translated to MKLTCRKRQLKVKNQWIEVYEDEAEYADGQILPVYTVLHYPQASAALVVENTRGQVLLIRSWRYPIQQEGWEIPAGSVDCGEDPAAAAIREVKEETGLDVNHLVLLCQFYPSNGMSDQKVYVYEGKAEESEFILDEREVEEARWFAPEVLHQMLNSGQIQCGISQLGLRTWLMKHAETVE
- a CDS encoding papain-like cysteine protease family protein; translated protein: MKKLISVLCALLFIAGCSASPAAVPTPSALPQTGVSNSMQGNFTDEMKLAYRDDLDPEAGADSVEREGDHSDSPYFSRVDFYNAKNTDTLTILPQFQTMQQTSEWSCGVVSALLVLNYYDQLGDQTERTLAEYRSNGLTPAATDMESMIAIFDQIGGFELESSLDYSADELWDVFPLERFEALLKEGTPVMVAWNDWGGHWQVVIGYDNMGTETTQDDVLIVADPYDTTDHNQDGYTVYGAERFYYNWTMYDFFEGQGIENQRDLMFLIAKPIAE
- a CDS encoding GGDEF domain-containing protein, translated to MIAMIEDVMILFFNLLIFAQMITLKDHTRRKMIELAVGCAVFFTAYGISVYVLHFPMVLSSLLTMSLPSLVLFWLFSAFRDARFFLSFALADTLAMITASFSKYLSLFFPQGEIFFLGLTLLLFIALLVFANPYFRLLKTLMRQVEDGWTSMAVTAMLIYFVLGFIAAYPTPIAQRREYVPVFMAVCLLTFAFYLVVLHSLQKTQKIVQQNIQLQEEQKIYHIAYTDALTGLGNRAAYLERINQLERLRKNGISICCIELDMNGLKQVNDTLGHAAGDRALREIAAALKTVFLCRQPDSVFRVGGDEFCVLLSDVEEDETAECLNQLENQLKQSSQTLGFSLAAAAGRAWVQPEESIETTMIRADDQMYKHKRENQKVSEKENETISL